The nucleotide sequence CAGTAATCATTGATTCCTCATGGTATCCTACAGGATGAGTATAGGATTCCGAGACATGTCATTCACATCAAGCTGAATGAGcaaaataaacaaaatggCTGGATTTTGTTTTTACGAAAACAAACTTTTTTAGTGACGACGCGATATAAAACTGCGCTCTTCCTCTCATCATGTACTCCATTTTTCTAATCAAATCAGAGCCCTGATCAACTTCGCATTCAAAATAACGCGAAAACATGAATAACGTCAAAAGTGTATACTCGTAAATGGCGTTTTCCTATGGTATAAATCCCATCTGATGTGTTATGTAAATGTTACtcaaaataaatcatttcgGTTTTCAACTGTTTAAGGGTAAAAGGTAAGTCGCGTCTTGATTTATTCACATAAAGTTTATCTCctcctttacctgaaaAATGGATGTCTTCATTTTTacgaaaaaaaaacatatATCTTTGGACGCCTAAACTTGGCATTGAATCATCATATATAGAACAACATGGTAATAAGAATAGAATGCACAGTCATCATGAAAGACTCAAAACCGTTTCAGAAGCGCTGCGATGTGCTTTAATGAAGTGTTCAcgtttttgttttcttcaCTAGTGATGCTAAAGTTCACGGTTGTAACGACTACGTGTAATCATGGAGTAATCAAGCCATCTCCGACTCCAAGGTCATATTCTTTGCATCGCCATATTTTGGTGATCTGTCTGATCTAGAGGACAAGCTTGCGCTTGGAGCGATCGAAGGCTTTCTTAAATGATTTGTTTTGGAATAAGACGACCTACAGGTTCCTGTATAATTGCAAAGTCAATCAACTTGGCCAAGTTATTTCCAGGAAATCACACTTGCTGTGCAATTGGCTCGGATAGTGACATTCGTTGATGCAACCCGAACTTCATCACGAATCCGGACTCAGTCAAATATGATTCACTTCTTTAACTGGGTTTCCGAAGAATGCAGTGTATAGCTATATGATTCTATTCAATGCATTGTTATTGACTCCGCAAATTGTACTAGGACATAGATGAGATATCTAGaagataatcaaattttgatcTCTGCCTGGCCCGACACCGACATATTGTGTTTTTACACCCAAGTATTCATctatgaatttgatatatttcTTTGCGTTCTCAGGAAGTTCTTCATATGTCTTAcaatttgaaatatcagTTTTCCATCCTGGGAAGGTAGTATATTCGACTTCTACCTTTGCGAGTCTATCGAGGTCGGCTATAGGAATAAACGAGCAGAGcttgaatcaattttctCTTCCGTTGAGTTGATAAGGAAAGAGGCCTGAGAATGAACTTACCAGGGAATCCATCAATTTGTTCACCATCAATCTTGTAACCAGTAGCTACCTTAATTTCCTCAAATCCATCAAGGACATCAAGTTTTGTTAAATTGAGAGAAGTATAACCGTTAATCATAGTAGAATATTTCATAACTACTAAATCTAACCAACCACatcgtcttcttctacctGTGTTGGTACCCCATTCAGCACCGACTTCTTGAAGAGTTTCACCAATGGTACCGAATTGTTCGGATGGGAAAGGTCCACCTCCAACTCTAGTTGTATAAGCTTTGATTACACCAACAACTTTCTTAATAGCCATTGGAGGAATACCTAATCCAGTAACTACACCACCAATCGAAGTAGATGAGGAAGTTACGTAGGGATATGTACCATAATCAAGATCTAACATCAAAGCGTTTGCACCTTCAACGAGAATTCTTTTGCCGGATTGAAGAGCGTTGTGCATGAATAATGGTCCATCGACGATGAATGGTCTAAGTCTTTCGGCGAAAGCCTACGATTTGTATTTAGTCAGCAATTGATACCAGACAGGGCAAATTGGACACATGTTGGCATCGCGCAAGGCGATGAACAAATGACAGGGCAAGTGATAATTCACTTACAAGGTACATCTCGATTTCCCCTTCAGTATCGAATTCAAAGTGTCCGTATCTCTTAAATCTACCTTCTACCAATTTTCGGAATTTGGCGGCGAAAGAAGGGTCGTAAAGATGGTGAACTCTCAAACCTGATCGAGAAGCTTTGGAAGAGTAAGCGGGTCCGATACCTCTTTTGGTAGTACCGATTGATGATCCTCCTAATTCAATCTCCTTAAGTCCATCGACGATTTGGTGGAAACCCATAACAAGGTGTGCTCGGTCTGAGATCTTTAGTCGGTCGGCAACCTTTAATCCTTTTCGTTCGATGGTATCGAGTTCGTTgaataaagaaggaaggtGAACGACTACTCCAGAACCGATGAAAGCAGTACATGTAGGGTTGATCAAGCCTATTATCACAACACTCCATCAGATTCCATTACTACCGTATAGATGTCGCGATGAGAGGACTCACCAGAAGGTAAGAGGTTAAAAGCGTAGCTTgtcttttcacctttagcATTTCTGACTACGATAGTGTGTCCTGCATTATTACCACCAGCACATCTTGCACagatatcagcttcagcagctAAGATATCTACTagttttccttttccttcgTCACCCCATTGGGCTCCGAGACTGTATCAAGGAAAATATAAGCATAGTTTACAACTTCGTTTAAAGATGGATGAAAGCCTACACTACGGATACTCCTTCGGGAGCTATACGAGGGTATACACAAATGAGCTCAAGCCGATATATATTGAATGAGAGACAGCTTACCAGGAGCCATTTTGGCAGAtttgtttgttttgatACCTCAACCTTTAAAAGGTTATTCTCAAGAAGAGTGtttttgataatgtttCCGAATTCATTTTATCTTAGTCGGCACTCGACGAGTCAATCTAAATTAGCAATATTAAAGGTAGTACTTTTTGATAACGACTATAATAACggatcaatcaaatttcagGGTAAAGCGGGTATTCAGGTTTCGGCTTTATTCTCTATATAAGACAACAAATCCACATCATTCATAATATTCCTATTCTCCCCTCGACACCTCCACCTGAGCTTTCCAAAGGTTTGTTGTTGACTACTTCAATTCCGGCTTCTAAAACTTGAATATCGTGATCTTCGAGAGCTTCGCAGAACACGGAAGATGTACGCCGTGACGTCGTTAGTGTCACCTCTGGTAAGGGCATCTATACGTGGCATTAAGCGTAAAGGTCCTTTGTATCGCTCGATCCACCAGTTGAAACACTTACCCCAACCAACCCAGAAGGAGATCATCAAGTGAGCAAATTTCTGCGTACACCATTCGAAGACAGCTTACGCCGTTATCCCTTTTAGCAAACCTCGCCTACAACCATGTAATTGGCCGAAAGCTGAATCATCTGCTATGGGGGCTGCAAGATTCTCTCCTGTGTAGGCTTGGACTCAGCTGGTCATGGCATTCCGTGACTGATGGTGCTTGAATATAGGCACGAGTTATCGGAATGGACTTCTTCGCCTACGACTTTACTGCTAgtacaaaagaagaatgatgCTCGAACAACAAAGGCAATGGGAGACATATTATCGTAAGCCTCATTGATCGCTTCGGCATCGCAAATAGCGCTGATGTCTGTGCTAGATACCTACATTCCACTTATCCGCACCTAAAGCTAATTGTGGAACCTCACACAGCAGCGGATCATCCAGACTTCGGAGATTTGATAGTAACTTCCGGAGATGAGGATCTATTACCTTTACATACAAATCTAGTCTTGACGATAGGAGGAGACGGTACGATATTACACGTTTCTAATCTATTCTCGCAAGGAGAATGTCCACCAGTGTTGAGTTTTTCAATGGGTTCATTGGGATTCTTATTACCCTTTCGTGAGCATTTCCCAGTCTTACTCGTTCAAATCGATTCTCGATAAAAGCGCTCATGATTGTTATGGTAGACATCGACTCGATGAAATCGACAATACGAAATACCTTAAATGGCCCGGTATCGGTATTGAACAGGATGAGATTGGCTTGTAAGCCTTTATCGGTCAAAGGTGAACCTTTAGACCGATGTACTAAATCAGGTAAGATCCTCTGCTCCAgaaatttttcttttctggAAGTTATACTGGATGCTAAGCTGACACTCATGTACATTCAGTCGGTGATGCCGGCTGGCAAGTAATGAACGAAGTTACCCTGCATCGAGGCAGACATGCGCACTTGACTGTCGTAGATGCTTACTTTGATGGACAACATCTGACCGAAGCTGTGGTGAGTTCAGCAAGTCAAATATACCATAGTCTACTTGTCCatcattgaatttcaacCTCATGGGGCCAATCTGTCTAATATTGTATGATCGATAGGCCGATGGACTCTTGCTTTCAACGCCTACAGGCTCAACCGCGTATTCCCTATCTGCTGGCGGACCAATATCTCATCCCGAAACGGATACGTTCTTACTCACTCCCATCGCGCCTAGATCGCTCAGTTTCAGAACAGTCATCTTGCCAGGTCGGGGATCCGTACAACTAGAGGTGAGtgaatttttcaattcagtaaattgaattacaGACTAAACGACTGCCCTTCTTTTCATAGATATCACCCCTTGCCAGATCTTCGGCGGAGCTATCGATAGACGGAAAGGAGGTCTGTTTGTTGAATCCTAAAGAATCGGTACATATTACAAAATCACCGTATCCAATACCATGCATAGAGAGGGTCGGCGGCGAAAGTGGTTGGGTAAGAGATATAAAGTAAGTCTTTTTTTGTGTTGTACTGTATATATTGCCTACTACGTTTGGTCAAGCTAAATCGATGCAAATTCTTTCTCAGCTCACTACTGCAATTCAATACCGGGTTCAGGAACAAGAGTTTGTTAGGCCACGGGCCAGTCTAGCCTTGCGTATATAAACATTTGGCGGGACATTTGTGGTCCTGAAAGGAGGTTAATTACCGTTAGTATCTGTTCCGGTCAACTGGTCTTGGGTAGATCGGGATTCGCGATCTCTGTAGTTACGGTGCATATACATAGCAATAGGctatttgattttgagtaGATGCATAGATGATcgttatatatatatatagcaAGCCTGAGTACCAGAATTCGGTGCACTACTCGTATATCAGAACGAGATAATCACTTGCGTTTAAGCGACGCTTTGCGCAATCGGATCTGACCGTACCTTACCGAATCACGAGGTGTCACAACAAAGTTATTATGGCCAATCTTGAGATAACAAATTGGCCATAATCTTTTAATATGGCAAATACTTATCATGAAAATTGGCCATAATTTTATTGACATCAGTCGTTCCATTCGTTTTTTCAGCCTCTTTGTTCTGTGAATTTGCCATTTCTCCTAATCGTACAAGCGAATAAGAACCTGCTagaaaggtataaataGTTCACAGAGTGAACCAAGTAAATGACTCGATTTGTATTATCAGCATATaggaaaatcaactttatcaatatcaaacccaatcaaataataatcaacaaGCTTTATCCCCGTCGAACATTTCACAATTCTactttgatcaaaatgacAATTCCATCTACATCTATACCTTATAATCCTTTGACAGAGGTTACTGCCGATGTAGGAGGTAAAGAGAATGTAGAAAGTTTACAACGGATTGCTAGAGATTTCAGGAGTGAGTTGATTTCACAGTATTCCATCAATTAGATTCACGTCCTATCGAGTGCTTTTCCTGATTTATTACCAAGATAAGCTAATCTAATACCACTTTAGGTGATACTTTGACTGTACCTACCGACGCTCAGCTGCTGCATTCGCTGAAAGCGTCAAGAGGTGATGATGTATATGGCGAAGATCCTTCTACCGCTGCTTTAGAAAGAAGAGTGGCTAAGTTGACTGGAAAAGAAGCTGCTATGTTCGCTGTTAGTGGTACCATGACTAATCGTGAGTCATCCCGTCACACTTATCGTCGATTATTCAACTGAATTGGTAAAATTCTTATAGAACTTGCTATTCGTACACATATGAAACAACCTCCTCATAGTATCATATTAGATTATAGAGCTCACGTACAAAAAATGGAAGGTATGTTATACACTTTGTGTTGTAGGTTTTCAACGTAATGCTGATGATAAATTGTGTAGCTGGTGGAATAGCAATGTTTTCTCAAGCTACAACACATCAACTTTTCCCTTCAAACGGTTTATATTTAACAGCAGAAGATATTGAACCTCAATTACAATTAGGTAATAATATTCATATTGCACCAACTAAATTAATTTGTCTTGAAAACACTTTAAGTGGTATAATTTTTCcacaagatgaaattgttaaaattggtaaattagCAAAAAAACATGATATTAGATTACATCTTGATGGTGCTAGAATTTGGAATGTTGCTgctgatgaaattgaaaagagaGGTTTAGATTCAAATAATGAGAATGATAGACAAACTGTGTTAGTTTTTTTCTGACATCTTTCTTATAAtactttttcaaaaaaaaaaaaatcaaagtccTTAAGCTGATTTATACTTTAGCTTAACTGATCTTCTTGCTCCATTtgattcagcttctttatGCCTTTCAAAAGGACTTGGAGCACCAATTGGATCAATAATAATTGGTACtaaagaatttattgaaCGTGCAAAATGGTTTAGAAAAGCTTTTGGAGGTGGTATTAGACAATGTGGTGGTTTAGCAGCTTCAGCAGATTACGCATTAACAAATCATTTTCCAAGATTAGCTTATACTCATCAATTAGCTAAAAGATTAGAATCTggtttaaaagaattaggttGTGATATTGCAGCTCCAGTTGATACTAATATGGTAAGTCAAtaacattttcattcaatttgCCCCCAAAAacaaaccaaaaaaaaaagaaaacggaaaaagaacaaacaaacaaacaGATTGAGCTAACAGGGGTATAAtcgtttttttttaaaggTCTTCTTCCAACCTCAAAAAATCGGATTATCTTTAGATGCAGTAACAGCTCGTCTTGCAgctttacctaatcctaTAATTGTAGGTAGAGAAAGATGTGTagttcatcatcaaattacaCCTCAAGCTATAGAAGATTTTATAAATTgtataaatgaaatgaaaaatgaaaaagaaattaatggtgaaattgtaaatggaaaagaagaaattggtgaaaaagaaaaagagaaattagaTAATTATAATCAACCTAAAGGGAAAACCACTGATGCTGTTTTAAGAAAACAAGCTGCTTTGGGTTATCAGAATTAAAATAACAAGGTTAAGGCGTTGTTTGTAGATTGTATTTTGAAGCAAGAAGTATATCGAGTAGAACAACTATCAAAGTAGTATGTTAGAATGATATTACAGCTATGAAGTTCCATATTACATGCTGCATTAGTCTGGAATGTTTTACGACGACAAACGTCAAGAGATGTTTCGCAAGCTCAGTGATTGTTGATTGTGAATGCCAGCTCATTAAGCATCATTGGAATACCACGATGGAGAGTAACAGGAATGGCGCTTTTATCATGCAGGTTAATTGAACGAGATCCAGCAACGCGCTGAATAACAGTTGAGTAACAAGGGAGAAATCATGGAAGTGTCAAGATTCTTTGAAAGAAGTGGTGCAATATGCCGTATGATATGACATAACTTCAATCTCAACCGATGTACATTAATCATTGATTGAACTAGGTAGCAGATATGCATGTAGAATATTATTTATTAAgtgatgacgatgaaaAACAACAAGATGGAAGTACGACTAAGCAATAGACGAACAGATATCATCAGCTTATTTATTCTTTCGATACAATCCATTCAacagatgatgagaaaaTTTTCATCGAAAAGAAGCGTttcagaaattgaatttaagGTAGCGTGGTTTTTTCAGCATCGACGACCTGAACCCAAAAAGGATTCAAGAGTCCTCAAGCCAAATGCACTCAGGTCATCATTGATAAATGAAGggtggaagaagaaagggaaaaggCATGTGAAGAAGCGAGAGGATTGTTGCAAGCGAGGTGTGATATTGGAAGTGAAAATTTTGCAAGTAAAAATTGGTTGTGATGTTTTCATAAAATTGCATGCTCACCTATGAAAATCTATCTATTATCCAAATACGAATGAAATCTATACCACCAAACCAACAcctccttctttcctcCAGCAAAATGCAGAGTAATCGAAATCGAAATCTTGAGAAGGAAGTCGATCAGAAAGCCTCATCCAAACCCACAATTTCCGTCCCTCTTCTAATTCcgaagaaaaagatgagtCCACGAGAAATCGCCAGCTTCTTCGATAACCTCCTAAATCCATTACCGAAGTAAAGAGAAAAAGTGGTTAAATGTCTCTGTGAAAGAGTAGGATGGGTAACTTTTTCATCACCTCGACTTGGAAAATGTGGCTAGTATGGACTAGCAAAAAAGAGACAGTGACTATACAGAAATCCTAAAAATACCAAAGAAATAAAGTCAGCAAATTCGCTCTTCCAATAACAGCCAACGGGGAAGGTGAATCGCGATGGAAAGGATGCAAAAGACActcttgaagaaggaggaaaaCGTAGTAGTAGGCTTACCTGCAAAGTATGATCAAtggaaaaaagaaaaaagaaacatCAAGAGATACAAAATAATATTGGTTTATATGCACCTCGCGATACAATCAACCTCCACCATGTTACTCTTcataaaaatcaaaaatcttACCGGCGGTATTACGGTAATAACTCAAATCCGATCGTGGCACTTGACATGCCTAAATTAGCTTAACACCTATCACCGCGCACCTTTGTAGAACATCAACCTCCACTTACGATGTCCACCTCAGAATGGTACGCGTAATGGGGTTTCCTATTCCTTTTCACCATTGATCATACTTTGCAGGTGATATTTTGGGATATGGCTTAACAGGAAATCTATCATAGCGATAGGAGAACAAACAAATCGACTGATAGAAATTGGACATGAAATATTTTGTAGACTTGGGCTTGAAGTAGCCAATACAATACCGGCTCATCTGATGCGCGCTGATTCTACAATATATTGTTTACTGAGCAAGTTATGCACATCAATGCATGCCGCTTATGGGAAGATGGCAGCGTTTCACGGATACAACAGATTGGGAGCGGCAGTGTCCGTACTAAATCGGTAACTCGTCTGCTCTGATGGTATAAATCCATCAGATAATTCATATACATCTTGCAATATCCTAAAGaaatattttcatattcGTAGAGGACGATGGACTCGAGATTCGCGCTCATTCCTGAAGGTTTAGCCATTTCTGGGCACTTCATGGCGTAGAGAAAGATAGGACTCGATGAAAAATGATGTTTTAAAGCTAGACGATCGTTTCGGAGCTGACGAGATCGATTAGATATTTTCTTTGTACTGGAACAATGACTTGACTCGCACTTGACCATATATGATCTACCTGGTCGATTTACTGGTGTATCAAAGACGATTAAAAAGCTCATAATGTTAATCCGTTCGTTCGGGTTCTTTCTGCCTCTCATATATACATTGTCGCTGGCATAGTTATCGCACACAGCGGctcattcttctttgttcCAGCAGAATATAACTACGGCGTCTGTTTCAGTGGTTGAGGAAAACACATTGATGAGGTGAATGGAGAAGTGTGTTGCAAGATGACATAAACAGCTTGTGCTAGGTATTTGCGCGGTTTGCAACAACATTGTACAGTACATCAAAGCGCTCTTGGTTACGCTGTTGGGCAAAAATGttctcgtcagctcacaATCTAGGGGTCACAATGACCAAAAGCAAGCATACAATCTGAGGTGATTTGAATTGGCATATGCATATCTATAGCTTCCAGTTGATGCATAAGTGCATATATGGACTACTAGTGGTTGTATCTTATTTATGTGTGGGAAGAAGGCTGCGTCTTTGACCATTGTGCGGTGATGAGAGGTTGAGCGAATCAAGTGGACTAGGACCTGATGTGAAGTCAGTCTGTACTCATTCGATGCATAGTGAAGGTGTGAAGCATTCACTCACCAGCCGGTCTTATTTGATACAGGCCACTCGATCAATACTGGATGTTACCGGGACTGGCGTTCATGGCCATTGCAAGCTTCCTCTGTTGAGATCGGATATAAGTAATATCGTTATCAACAGCTTGGTGAAAGAGCTGATCCCATTCGACACCGTCCCAATGAAAAGTAATGATTGCTTCTCTATCTGTAGCCGCTATGCTGATAGGGTGTCGATCATGATCGGCGAAGACTGTCAGGATCCTAGCAAGAGCATCTGTAGTAGAAACATGGGCTTGATAGGTGACTTCAACTTGAACGAGGTCTGTATCTTGAGAGATATTCATGAGATAGATCGGCATTTCGAGAGAGAGAAGAGTCGTTCGATGATAGCCTTGTAGATGCAAATTAAAATAAGGTTATAGCGCGAACTGTTATGACTAAATTTCGAACGattctgaagaaagaaaagaaggattgaTCGTGAGATCGCGCTGATGACATGGACGTGTCTTATCCTTTGTCGTCAGCATTAGTCGTTCAAAAACACGAGGCATCCGTTACTAATTTGCGCCCTGATTATTCACCACATTCCTTTAAAAAATGTAGGCTCTCCTGCACCGAGATTTGCGCATTGGCTAGGATATCTACAATGGGCATATGCATACGCGATAGTACAATCTATTTGAAATGTATTACTTGTCGTCTTATCGAGAGTAAATTACCATACATAATCAGGCCATCCGCCCTCATGTTCTGAGAGATTTGCATAACCACAAACCTCCTGCTCAAGCTCGGGAGCATCAACACTGCTACATTCACAGTTCGCCAGTCCATTACCGTCTACTCCCGTCCATATCTTCACGGTAGCCCAAGCGTTACCATCATCTAAGATTGCTGCACATAAGCCTGACATCCCTTCTTCCCCATTTCGAATCAGATCAAGGACgatatcaacaatttcttctctatcTGCATCTAGACCTCTAGCACCGTACGCTGACCAATACTGAAAATTGATGGAAGACCAGTCGGCTCTCTTGTTAATATCTCTAGATAACATTTCAATTGACGCTGTCGCTACTGATCCAAATTCGTCTACTTCCCGGATGGCGTTATTGATGACCAATTCACGATTGACATTTCGTTTGACGTCAGACGATGGAAGGATGATAGGTCGTAGCAAAGTGACTCGAGTATTACCGCTTGAAATGATGGTACTGTTATAGAGATGGTCTGGGAATTTACTGATATTCGATCGTTTGTAGACTCCTGATGCTTCATGCTATCCATAAAATCCATTGATTGACCAATCCGCCATGGGCGCAGCTATGTGAGAGGCATCATGCCATTGATCGAATTGCTTGAAATAAGCATCGGATTGGCGAAGTCCAATTCTACTTATATGCGATGCGGCTCGCTTGGTAGTCTTCTTTAATTTGcttttgttgttgatcttgACCTTTTTAGTACCGGGTCCTACACATTTGCAATTACGACAATATACTCTAGGTGCAGTTGGTCCAAGTCTAATACCGAGGCATCTGTCGCCTGGTCCAGGCTGACATTCACCTCTATCGTTCCCACCGCCGCGAAGGCAATCATTAGGCTCGCAAAACCCACCTGTAGCTACTCTCTTGACCAGGAAACAATCGTGGTAATATTTCCCCTCATACCAAGCTTCGGGGACGCGTTTGATTGAAGTTGTATTCGATATTACAGATGTGAAAGAAGTATTGGTCTGAATACTGGCGATGACCAATGAGCAGACGAggatgaaaaggaaaagtgTGCTTGGCAGATGAGTTTGAAGAACGTATTTTGTCACCCGCCTGAATCTACGGCTGTCGAGTCCAACTATACAGATCCTTTCATCTCGATCGGCTTCCAAGTGGAGCGGTGTGATTTATCCATCATACAAGAATTTGATCTATGCATCTAACGATTTCATAACCTGTATTCGGTTTGCTTCAGGGGGCGACTAACATTTCGTCTCGTCCGTTCATCCCGATA is from Kwoniella pini CBS 10737 chromosome 1, complete sequence and encodes:
- a CDS encoding adenylosuccinate synthetase, with translation MAPAPEGVSVVLGAQWGDEGKGKLVDILAAEADICARCAGGNNAGHTIVVRNAKGEKTSYAFNLLPSGLINPTCTAFIGSGVVVHLPSLFNELDTIERKGLKVADRLKISDRAHLVMGFHQIVDGLKEIELGGSSIGTTKRGIGPAYSSKASRSGLRVHHLYDPSFAAKFRKLVEGRFKRYGHFEFDTEGEIEMYLAFAERLRPFIVDGPLFMHNALQSGKRILVEGANALMLDLDYGTYPYVTSSSTSIGGVVTGLGIPPMAIKKVVGVIKAYTTRVGGGPFPSEQFGTIGETLQEVGAEWGTNTGRRRRCGWLDLVVMKYSTMINGYTSLNLTKLDVLDGFEEIKVATGYKIDGEQIDGFPADLDRLAKVEVEYTTFPGWKTDISNCKTYEELPENAKKYIKFIDEYLGVKTQYVGVGPGRDQNLIIF